A segment of the Solea solea chromosome 14, fSolSol10.1, whole genome shotgun sequence genome:
TGGAATCCACAGATACAGAAGAAGGTTTGTCTCTAAGTGCCTTTTAAATGATCGTGACATGTTACGTGAACATGATCATATGAACACGCGCCTTCATTTTCGGTGTGTGCACGTGACTTTTCACTGTGAGCAGCCTGCTAAGACAAGAGGGGGAAATTTGTGGGGTCTGGAGGAACCGATgacaaggaagggggcgggCCCGCGTCATAGAGACAAAATGCCGGATGCCTATTGGTCCTGCGTACCTAAACGTACGTATGAcgttattttgaaatttcagcGGTCACACACAggcatttgttgtgtgtgtgtcacagggcGCTGCAGCCTTGTGGATATCATTTGACAATTCAACATTATTTACGTAAACTGGCTGTAAAATGTCGTTTTCAAGAGCCCCGGTGAAAAGGTTCAACGAGAACGTGGGTGAGTAACGTCCACACATCAGTAACTAATCATATTAGCATACTAGCAACTGTTGGTTACAGCGACAGGCAGCTCAAGTATGTTAGCTGGTGCTTTGTGAGCAACGAACGAGTTTTATTAACAAGTTAATGTTAACTGAAGTCAAACAACGAAGCTAATGCTGTCTAGATATGTGAGCTAACAAACGTAGCATGTGACGCTGACTCTGCTAACATTGTGCTTGTGGCCGAAGGTTGTGCCCCTGCGCCGGGGTCCTATGAGATCAAACCCGGGGACCTAAAGGGAGTAGCGTCCTTTGAGAAGTCTGATCGATTCAGAGCTCTAAAGGCTGGTGGGTAAATCAAATTAGCACTAGAAGTCACTATAAGGAAATTAATTATGTGTATTTGCCTAAAACTCAACGCTCTAATTGTAGCTGCTGGGGCTCTCCTACCACCGCCATCTCCTTCCAGAAATTTCCTGGTGTCACCTGTCCGCAGGACTATGTCAGTGGATGCTCTTGTAAGTTCAATGTTACCTTAATAACCTGTAATAACTTCCCTCATACACCTGCTTCTGTTACAAAATCACCCCTCTTTGCGTTCTGTTAAAACACAGGTCGAAGGGTCAAGtgtgaagaaagagaagaatggCATGACCATGGAAAGGAAACAGCAGAAACTCTTGGAGAAAGAGGTACACTTCACCCTGTGTCAGTGTAACCACTAAACGACAATATGACAtgttctgtaaaaaaacaaatccggTTCACATGACCCAGAGCAACTGCAATTGAAATTTACATGAACATATGTTCTGTAATGTGGGATTTAAACCCTTTGTTTTGCCTCTGTACAGATAAGGTCCCTGGTTCAGCAGCGAGGGGATCAGGATCGTAGATTGCTTGCCCTGGAGGAAGACCTGAAAAAGGTGGAGGCCAAGCTGTTGGCCACAGTCAGAGAGAAGACAGGCCTCTCTGCCAGTGTTACCACTCTTGAAAGACAGCGGGCTGAGCTCAAGAGAGTCAATGAGTTTCTTAAAAACAAGGTGCGTTGAGCTTTGATGCTTTTAGTGTATTTAGATATCTTGTTTGAAGAGCTAAAAGCAATATTTATGCATTCCTTTATACTGCCCCCATAAAAGTTATAATTGTAGAATGTTTTCTAGGTTTCTGCTGACACCACAAAAAAGAGAATCAATTCACTAACGATGGAGTTGATGGAGGCCAGGAACACTTTGGATGTTAAAAGTCGGGTATGTACATGCACTCTGCTCATTATTCATTCAATACCTTCAGTCATAATGTATTCAGATAATTTCTAAGTAAGTGTAGGAGCACATTTGCAGCTACATTAATTTTTGCTAATGtattaactgtgtgtgttcaggagTTAAGTGTCCTGCAGGTTAACACTACGGGCCACCTGAAGGTGCTAGAAACAGACCTTCAAGCTGCCATGGCTACTGCCACTGCTctaaaagacagaaacaaagactTGGGTAAGTTTTTACATAATGATTCCATgggagacaaacatgtttattctGTGCACACTACAGATGCAACTATTGTCCGTTTTCACTATTAACTGTGGTTTAAAATGTCATTCAGTTAACTGTTAGAGATGAGCTGAGAAATCAGAAactgttcacatttaaggagatggtaacacaaacatataaaattatgtttcaaaaacacaaaccaatatATTGTTATCAAAACAATTAGTGATTCATTtagtattcattattattatcagttgatgagttgttgcagccctggtACAGACTAACTAAATAagtattttacctttttatagAGGAACTCCATCAAGTGACAAAAATCCAGAATGAAGAGCTTGAGAATGACAACACTAAGTTACATGGTGAGTTTGGTCATGCTGACAATAATATGAAGGaatgtatacattttaacattattacTCATACATTTATTAGATGTCTTATATTATTTCCTGCATAAAAGATGCAGGgtttgcttgcttgcttgctaCCACCCATAGTTTTTTGATGTTTTCCAGCTGTGATTCGAGAGCTGAGGGAGGAGATCAGAGTCTTGCAGGAATACCTGGATGCAGCCAATGACCAGATCCAGGTTAAAAAGAgtggacatttttcttttgctgtctgtctttttttttttggagggtgTGCTTTATCTATTTTTGTTTGTAGGATCTTCGATTGATGCTTCAAGAAAAGACACAAGAGAACTCACTCACTGTTTCTCAGCTGCAGAAACTAAAGTAAGCAGATGCCTCATGGTTCCTCTAAGCAAGTTTCACTCTCAACTGTATTCCATGATGCTCATTTGTCACTACTCCACAGGCAGCTGGAAACCAAACTGGAGCAACACAACACTGAGTTTGAAACCACTCGAGATATTCTGAGGCATAAAGAGGATGAGGCACTAAAATTCCAGCTAGAGCTGCAGGTGTCTAAGGATGCATTATGGGAAGTGGAAAAGAGGCTGGAAAACCAAGAGCAGACACTGAAGTCTGCACAAAAGTCAGTGAGTGACATGGAGGAGCAGATGAAGTTAGCAAACCAAGAAGTGCACAACTCTCAAGCAACAGTTCGCCTGCAGGAGGCAGAGCTGGCAAGACTGAGGGAGGTGCTCAGGCGGACGGAGAAGGAGCTGGATGAGAGGGTTGCACATCTTGAACAGCGATGTCTTTactctgaggaggagaggagtaTGTTCCCTAAGATCCTGTTAATaggataataaaaacacaaataaataaaattgcacaaataaaactgtcatgttttttctgtattttgtttttgtttaggcAAGACTCAGGAGGAGGGGCTGAGGAGAGTGCAGGAATTAAAGACAGAACTCAACCTGCTAAAGGAATTTAAACGAgatgaggagaagagaaaaatcCAGCTCCAGCTAGAACATGCCACTCTTAACGAGGAACTGACGAGAGAAAAGGTGACCTTAACCTTTTCTCTAATCTGGCAAATCTTGTTTTTCAGTTAGTGCAAAGACTCCAAACCATGACTTACTCATTCCTGTTTTTCACAGGCACTTGTGgactctctgtctgtgctggtggagcaggagagaaaagacTCAGAGGAACAGCTAAAACAGCtaaaggaggagatggaggaggtgcTGGGTGAATTTGCTCTTATGGAGGAGCAGGAACAGAGGAGTCAAGAGATGCAAGAGAAaaatcagcagctgcaggacgAAAACGATGAGCTGGAGAGACAGCTGAATGATGCCAGGGCACAGCTGGAAAGGTAAGTGTCCAAAGGCCAAGTACACCATGGAagcaacatttttacacatcaAAATATTTTCATCACAAAAATCAAGATTgagttttaaagtttaaaataaaatcctgcaACTTATATTTGCAGAACACCTTTGTTGGATCTATAGATACTGCTTGTGTTTTTATAGTCATGGACGTCTGTGAACACGGCCCAAAATACACAATACATCTCAAGTGTAAACGAGAGAAATAATTGACAGgatgccagtccatcacaggtttGACACAGACACTGTGGGTCACTGTCTATTTCTGTGTATAAGCAATTTAAAGTTTGCACCCCACTTCCTTGAATATGAGGGCCCCCCGTGTGCTTTCACTGTGGCGGTATATGAATGGGAAAaggtgacaaagaaaaaaatggcagaCGTGACACCCAACAAACTccttgtgccaaatttgaaccATGCTTGgctttgtattgtttttgacTTGTGTCTGCAACTAACGATGACTCCATAACTTGATCTGTCTGTTTGACCAGTGGGTCTCAGACTTATTTACTTGTCATAGTCTCATATCATCACATAGCCTTTTGACAACTTCATAACTAATTTGTCATTTCAAATATTGCTTTGAACTGTTTGTTTCTACCATTTTCTCTACtccttttacattttaacaacTTGCTTGATAATAAGTAGATTTCACCCAGCATTTGGTCACTTGTTTCTACACTTTCAAGTGTTTGCCAGCTGACTGGCTTTTGATCATTTTAATCATTGACTTGGCTGCATGAAATTTATTAATACAAATAATTTGATACATATACATTTCTAACCAAATGTGGTTTGTTTCAGTGAGTTTTATATAAACCATTAACCTCTGTGGTACAAAAATTCCGGTTTCCAATGACTGGGAATCCCCTGTTCATGTCCATGACATttctcttcatcctcatcaaCGTTTTCTTTTCCAGAAAAACCAAAGTAGCTCAAACaacatttagaagaaaaaaagaataaaaagatgtGGTAAAGTCAAGATATTTACTGTTTCCACATCTAAAATGTGTACTTGCCAATTTTAGTAAAGGCCAAGATCTGGCAGCTTTGAAAAAGGAGCATTTATCAGCCACAAGACAACTCCAAGATGCACGCAAAAACTCCCTGAGCAAGATTGGAGACATTGTCACAGAGATGGAAAGGTGAGTGCTTGAGTTTAGGTATTCCTGCAACATCAGTGTGATTTGCATTGACATTCAGCTTAAAATCTGTCTAGATGTAACCTTCAGAGACTGCTTGTCTTACTTTCCAGTACCAAAGAGGCTCTGaaggg
Coding sequences within it:
- the hmmr gene encoding hyaluronan mediated motility receptor isoform X1 encodes the protein MSFSRAPVKRFNENVGCAPAPGSYEIKPGDLKGVASFEKSDRFRALKAAAGALLPPPSPSRNFLVSPVRRTMSVDALVEGSSVKKEKNGMTMERKQQKLLEKEIRSLVQQRGDQDRRLLALEEDLKKVEAKLLATVREKTGLSASVTTLERQRAELKRVNEFLKNKVSADTTKKRINSLTMELMEARNTLDVKSRELSVLQVNTTGHLKVLETDLQAAMATATALKDRNKDLEELHQVTKIQNEELENDNTKLHAVIRELREEIRVLQEYLDAANDQIQDLRLMLQEKTQENSLTVSQLQKLKQLETKLEQHNTEFETTRDILRHKEDEALKFQLELQVSKDALWEVEKRLENQEQTLKSAQKSVSDMEEQMKLANQEVHNSQATVRLQEAELARLREVLRRTEKELDERVAHLEQRCLYSEEERSKTQEEGLRRVQELKTELNLLKEFKRDEEKRKIQLQLEHATLNEELTREKALVDSLSVLVEQERKDSEEQLKQLKEEMEEVLGEFALMEEQEQRSQEMQEKNQQLQDENDELERQLNDARAQLESKGQDLAALKKEHLSATRQLQDARKNSLSKIGDIVTEMESTKEALKGAEERQKELEEEVERVTQQMKEEMDKVVKQKEEEIKRVKEGLEESQERQLAEVKAREESAKMLLEVQTRLARKDEEMKAMEVNHADQLSHLQQELQLQTKEREAALGLLEEQRGQSLTWLQNEKEKAQKLVEEVGFAKEEMMEQLNEEREEKVKIQTALEENRGALEVERKDHEQVKSQVLRLQAELERVGEEQKSLLSQLQLKDQSRLLLEDKLNVAEQDRSLLQSRLDEVVQESISFQAQLDIMEVLQHKLEEQQQDGQALQEQVEVLSQEKVTLHWEMEEQRQELQRQITEAQEKSIPSSETEHWRKQYEELFAKVRPFQEQLNAFATERNALLNENGVNQEELNKLADAYARLLGHQNQKQKIKHVIKLKDENVSLKQEVSKLRSQVSRQKSDLEQLKSNLPGAPRRRFDPSKAFQHDKENRADQASEPLREGNHYA
- the hmmr gene encoding hyaluronan mediated motility receptor isoform X2: MSFSRAPVKRFNENVGCAPAPGSYEIKPGDLKGVASFEKSDRFRALKAAAGALLPPPSPSRNFLVSPVRRTMSVDALVEGSSVKKEKNGMTMERKQQKLLEKEIRSLVQQRGDQDRRLLALEEDLKKVEAKLLATVREKTGLSASVTTLERQRAELKRVNEFLKNKVSADTTKKRINSLTMELMEARNTLDVKSRELSVLQVNTTGHLKVLETDLQAAMATATALKDRNKDLEELHQVTKIQNEELENDNTKLHAVIRELREEIRVLQEYLDAANDQDLRLMLQEKTQENSLTVSQLQKLKQLETKLEQHNTEFETTRDILRHKEDEALKFQLELQVSKDALWEVEKRLENQEQTLKSAQKSVSDMEEQMKLANQEVHNSQATVRLQEAELARLREVLRRTEKELDERVAHLEQRCLYSEEERSKTQEEGLRRVQELKTELNLLKEFKRDEEKRKIQLQLEHATLNEELTREKALVDSLSVLVEQERKDSEEQLKQLKEEMEEVLGEFALMEEQEQRSQEMQEKNQQLQDENDELERQLNDARAQLESKGQDLAALKKEHLSATRQLQDARKNSLSKIGDIVTEMESTKEALKGAEERQKELEEEVERVTQQMKEEMDKVVKQKEEEIKRVKEGLEESQERQLAEVKAREESAKMLLEVQTRLARKDEEMKAMEVNHADQLSHLQQELQLQTKEREAALGLLEEQRGQSLTWLQNEKEKAQKLVEEVGFAKEEMMEQLNEEREEKVKIQTALEENRGALEVERKDHEQVKSQVLRLQAELERVGEEQKSLLSQLQLKDQSRLLLEDKLNVAEQDRSLLQSRLDEVVQESISFQAQLDIMEVLQHKLEEQQQDGQALQEQVEVLSQEKVTLHWEMEEQRQELQRQITEAQEKSIPSSETEHWRKQYEELFAKVRPFQEQLNAFATERNALLNENGVNQEELNKLADAYARLLGHQNQKQKIKHVIKLKDENVSLKQEVSKLRSQVSRQKSDLEQLKSNLPGAPRRRFDPSKAFQHDKENRADQASEPLREGNHYA